In Scylla paramamosain isolate STU-SP2022 chromosome 17, ASM3559412v1, whole genome shotgun sequence, one DNA window encodes the following:
- the LOC135108653 gene encoding beta,beta-carotene 15,15'-dioxygenase-like encodes MFHYLVTTFFKLPVPANVMSDNCLVNVCQAKDQMFALTETCFLRRVDPESLDTFEKKEDISNYVAVNMATAHPHIEPDGTVYNLGSSFSLINGPELRIVRFPEGKLEGASVVGTASSRWRAALPYVHSFAMTENYWVVGEQPLVLSLGKMLRQYVTLSKMINALTWLPDENLRFIVIDRKTGKPLPTTYTAPPIILFHHINAWEEDGHLVVDFLGTMNGMHYTNFFFSNFRKSDTDPSKVIPDSRPCRLVLPLKVTAEEAMEKQHFTLKDTLYTAVRKENGELHCTPALLSPVVFELPRINYLRNGLPYRYTYGVTGGSEVFFQRLVKLDVETGKTWYFQEEGYVAAEPIFVPRPGATKEDDGIILSSLLKLNDSRYVALVVLNAKDMSQLARVRFTAEGDVTYPFHGQFVDPREEVHLY; translated from the exons ATGTTCCACTACCTCGTCACCACCTTCTTCAAGCTGCCCGTGCCCGCTAACGTCATGTCCGACAACTGCCTGGTGAACGTGTGCCAGGCCAAGGACCAGATGTTTGCCCTCACCGAGACCTGCTTCCTGCGGCGTGTTGATCCTGAATCCCTGGACACTTTCGAGAAGaag gaggaCATCAGCAACTACGTGGCAGTCAACATGGCGACGGCACACCCACACATCGAGCCAGACGGGACGGTGTACAACCTGGGCAGTTCCTTCTCCCTGATCAACGGTCCCGAGTTGCGCATCGTCCGCTTCCCCGAGGGCAAACTGGAAGGCGCCAGCGTAGTGGGCACGGCGAGCAGCAGGTGGCGTGCGGCACTGCCCTACGTGCACAGCTTCGCCATGACGGAGAACTACTGGGTGGTAGGCGAGCAGCCGCTGGTGCTGTCCCTGGGTAAGATGCTGCGTCAGTACGTTACTTTAAGCAAGATGATTAACGCCCTCACCTGGCTGCCAGATGAGAACCTCAGATTTATAGTCATCGACAGGAAGACAGGCAAGCCTCTGCCCACCACCTACACGGCGCCGCCCATCATCCTCTTCCACCACATCAACGCCTGGGAGGAGGACGGCCATCTGGTGGTGGATTTTCTGGGAACCATGAATGGCATGCACTATACCAACTTCTTCTTCAGTAACTTCAGAAAGTCCGACACCGATCCTTCTAAGGTGATCCCAGACTCCAGGCCGTGCCGGCTGGTGCTGCCCCTAAAGGTGACAGCTGAAGAGGCAATGGAAAAGCAACACTTCACCTTGAAGGACACTTTGTACACCGCTGTCAGAAAAGAGAATGGGGAACTGCACTGCACACCGGCGCTTCTCTCCCCGGTGGTCTTCGAACTCCCGAGGATCAATTACCTGAGGAACGGCCTGCCCTACCGCTACACCTACGGGGTTACCGGCGGCTCGGAAGTGTTCTTCCAGCGGCTGGTGAAGCTGGACGTGGAGACCGGCAAGACTTGGTATTTCCAGGAGGAGGGCTACGTGGCCGCTGAGCCAATCTTCGTGCCCAGGCCGGGGGCAACGAAAGAGGACGACGgaattattctttcctctctgctGAAGCTAAACGACTCCCGCTACGTGGCGCTGGTGGTGCTGAACGCCAAGGACATGTCGCAGCTGGCCAGGGTGCGGTTCACGGCTGAGGGAGACGTGACCTATCCCTTCCACGGCCAGTTCGTTGATCCTCGCGAGGAGGTCCACTTGTACTGA
- the LOC135108315 gene encoding titin homolog, whose amino-acid sequence MGGKARWRKLQRVVGCLPQGPHASVDKHRQRRERARTRDAKRKRLGDDGEEDADTILIGSKKEINKEEEEQRACTDKSENDKETDKPHHQQEKELEDKIMTEMNDTDKNSCNEKKVQEAMEQRAGVWTASPNGWLFRPLSNTTLEEELRKAQEEEEENGRKDRVHENGQRVAKFFLSDDESDSDTAIFIDAYQPVASEDKDSQLSVAPVTSPSHSEALQRDGLLENSSGFLVQSQVQVPLEAEDVELVLADAIEEDEISETVDPLAKISTMEAVVTECPRQDSLLAGLAPKFLEAEAAPDRSSTDLSIESAESSVSRQLPCLNDTDAATDSGSTKDRTDCIKSESADGKVEWSTMKKEAGREADAAQDTLHHEADTESHSTPDTSAPRDQATLAMNNEAASENHSRPKPNSEKKVVDAHDTRGDSEAENLFFSLYPEYHPSEPEEGATQEAENVVTTSSNDICFSPRSSCDVPQESEGSVDVVSQEVDVQDGLEHPKDFQEVCDGSQTASLARDTSSEDSSTTAVDPVATSTPEIKPRMTLNKSDSLHQDLHQLESSAAQQGELEEAGAEAGQDALELESRLESERARQTLVGKAREWIKGVARMGATKRVDPSYEKHPILEATEDTCSHSTGKIDDDNEVLTASTDTLDANSAEVQAGPASGRDMKVHDMPEEDQEVCFTPAEDVNNIPESGTDLSTQQTLQGNPAFQSSSTWDSWSCSPPDRGMLEDDSRVQDPIEPSTLDRDTKITAELTEDLNFDEGDSHSPGEDWNITQSPTQLSPGTGTDHYPPEEKVHYSSPANEAQDYFASDKDMEDNLNFINDRNICMQPTATQTLQACYPLPDSVVFPSAFEDSYDGPTPADYHAPYPKPTHDSELHYTPEEEMSTPYTPVEELKIICSSVELLQARYTPEKGSRVHDILTKELQTHRTPEHEHMIHDSPAKVQEAYNTPDNKDMEQNYTPANTEICYTFTKEHSAFHTPAEKQGTCVYIEEDNFNSTPAEGENYDNTPVKGPAAYKPAEKQDGDYISEEEEEEEEEAQLPHYTPTEEHIFQNIPEREEPVPHYTPVEEEKVHHTTEEEQKGYHTPVEGHLPDYTYADEQYTCYTPTDETNGFFTPAEDGEAIHTPENEPNPYHKPEDEEIIHCKPDEKSFTCDEEQENQNTPEITHNTDREDYHTPAVEANIISEPTEENLLHSTSDSKLSTSAERDEDTLTSSNNNNTPDTCTHGEGVTLDTRDTDLESRYIPASHLEAQKEEKDKEEEEEEKGEKKAEKRVEGEEENKDEEGREDDNFEMNINRRWRTESEKEEGEDSKGEEKNDSEKEEKENRGREGGKDSEREERRDSEGEERRDSGREGRKDSEGEGRRSSERERKDSERERRENGREGRKDSDGEERKESEEEERKNSERKERKDSEEERKDNENEGRKEDGRRERKDSEREEKKEDRKKERKDSEREGRGDTEKEEDNIEREERDDSVKERRRNSSEEGKGAAEKERRRPSEWEWRRNSGGEERRNSDWEKRKSEGKGKDSGEGKKESETEASTEEHTAAQMASARDEVVGVLGPPVTAGTESLESHAASEEAGVSRATVLSNPSELVTSEHTDVPQRGLRGGREKSSREFKSHQKHGKARYQHTGTGDGDTAGKASVVDNYVEDARGEDKSANKRRRNRRNKGKYHPEQETGIPQPQSATGRDWTPSRTAEVKSFSHGGSWEMEISHERDIHYHSKEYLSQRQEPCSPRESLESSGTSAFFHKPAVAHQGEIVTTSGSCKRSNKNVPYQKRQHQTNHKDKFSDCQRESSRRVERFSEEQKARGAGEFAVPGSLGAPGGKGAQAGERRRGKGNEKGSRKGEYGEEVLQEKFAPGEGGESVGKPPLAKIWSPRIERKDKKESRKERRERKVFDKSGEELKKGEIRSPREDLSGVSGTPGRGGALHSRSPLLETPVEGVATSAAQKREVKPANHASSGSLLGSPPPPASSRTTAKLRYPEALSQPLSPPPSPPLNKAREMKEKTKLTSGEMEKINETCLTSDPPSYAKKAASQSVMYTIPETAPASPQQTEKGTSNPHGSKLSQDRPQYNPKSFTHKDTSEHLPPDQTKTSRPASQEDKQTQGSSCKSPPPPSCDASKSATQTFTSSSTVDPQTLHKELTSASHSSFPPLPSPPPSQQESLRDSTGTPTSRPPLKPKPNITEIDTSQKAEGVEEENMSGGKPKARSEEPLGSPGRVSVAQRMKFPELQMSATETKADGSQAGATSPKPDVTQARSTTAAKPSAGSEEGDAGVASPRHASPSARTISAQKAVSKFPRGTEASPRSPSPSHMTSTFSSCSDSTESAALQTSDKLLQKATSSPRPRRSDMKSAASESVRDSKSGEGGLSEPQSPSQLAKEDWTTSALQQTQQGHSSQEGFSQKEASMPRPRDTRVMKKKRRR is encoded by the exons ATGGGCGGGAAAGCTCGGTGGCGGAAGCTGCAGCGCGTGGTGGGGTGTCTGCCGCAGGGCCCCCACGCGTCAGTCGACAAGCACCGACAGCGGCGGGAGAGAGCACGCACCAGGGACGCCAAGAGGAAGAGGCTGGGcgatgatggggaggaggatgcagaCACCATACTGATCGggagtaaaaaggaaataaacaaagaggaagaggagcagagagCGTGTACGGATAAGAGTGAGAatgataaagaaacagacaagcCACACCATCAGCAGGAAAAGGAGCTTGAAGATAAGATCATGACCGAGATGAATGATACGGATAAGAACTCCTGCAATGAAAAAAAGGTCCAGGAGGCGATGGAGCAGCGGGCTGGAGTGTGGACGGCTTCCCCTAACGGATGGCTCTTTCGGCCCCTGAGCAACACCACTTTAGAGGAAGAACTGAGGAAAgcccaggaggaagaggaggaaaatgggcGGAAAGATCGAGTGCACGAGAATGGACAGCGAGTGGCCAAGTTCTTCCTATCAGACGATGAGAGTGACAGCGACACGGCCATTTTCATAGATGCCTATCAGCCCGTGGCCTCTGAAGACAAGGACTCTCAATTATCTGTGGCGCCCGTCACATCCCCGTCCCACAGTGAGGCGCTGCAGCGTGACGGCCTCTTAGAAAATTCCTCGGGATTCCTCGTGCAATCCCAAGTGCAAGTCCCTCTAGAGGCCGAGGATGTGGAGTTGGTATTGGCAGATGCGATCGAGGAGGATGAAATCTCCGAGACCGTTGATCCGCTTGCCAAAATCAGCACCATGGAGGCCGTGGTGACCGAATGCCCACGCCAAGATTCCCTGCTGGCCGGTCTTGCACCCAAGTTTTTAGAGGCCGAAGCGGCCCCTGATCGGTCAAGCACGGATCTCTCCATCGAGTCAGCTGAAAGCTCTGTCAGCAGGCAGTTACCCTGCCTAAACGACACGGATGCAGCGACGGACAGCGGATCAACAAAGGATAGAACAGACTGTATTAAAAGTGAGTCGGCAGACGGCAAGGTCGAGTGGAGCACAATGAAGAAGGAAGCGGGGAGGGAGGCTGATGCCGCTCAGGACACGCTTCACCACGAAGCAGACACTGAGTCGCACTCCACGCCCGATACCTCCGCTCCCAGGGACCAGGCCACCCTCGCTATGAACAATGAAGCGGCCTCTGAAAACCATTCTCGGCCAAAACCAAATTCGGAGAAGAAAGTCGTGGACGCCCACGATACAAGAGGCGACAGTGAGGCCGAGAACCTCTTCTTTAGTCTGTACCCAGAGTACCATCCGAGTGAACCTGAGGAAGGTGCCACTCAAGAGGCAGAAAATGTAGTTACAACTTCCTCTAATGATATATGTTTTAGTCCTCGGAGTTCTTGTGATGTGCCACAGGAGAGTGAAGGCAGTGTGGATGTTGTCTCTCAGGAGGTCGATGTTCAAGACGGACTAGAACATCCTAAAGACTTCCAAGAGGTCTGCGATGGATCACAAACTGCCAGTCTCGCTCGTGACACCTCCAGTGAAGATTCGTCAACCACTGCTGTGGATCCCGTGGCTACTTCGACCCCTGAGATCAAGCCTAGGATGACTTTGAACAAATCTGACAGCCTTCACCAAGACCTGCATCAGCTTGAATCTTCTGCGGCCCAACAAGGGGAGCTGGAGGAGGCCGGAGCGGAGGCGGGGCAGGACGCACTAGAGTTGGAGAGCAGACTTGAAAGCGAACGGGCCCGGCAGACACTGGTGGGTAAGGCGCGTGAATGGATCAAGGGCGTGGCCAGGATGGGCGCCACAAAGAGAGTAGACCCCTCCTATGAGAAGCACCCCATTTTAGAAGCCACGGAAGACACTTGCTCCCATTCAACTGGAAAgatagatgatgataatgaggttCTCACGGCGTCCACCGATACTTTGGACGCTAACTCTGCCGAGGTACAGGCGGGCCCTGCATCAGGTAGGGATATGAAGGTTCACGACATGCCAGAAGAGGATCAGGAGGTTTGCTTCACACCTGCTGAAGATGTAAACAACATTCCCGAGTCTGGCACAGACCTGAGTACTCAGCAGACACTCCAAGGAAATCCTGCCTTTCAGTCCTCCTCCACGTGGGATTCTTGGAGTTGTTCCCCTCCTGACAGAGGCATGCTGGAGGATGACTCACGTGTCCAAGACCCAATAGAACCATCTACACTGGACAGAGATACAAAAATTACCGCTGAACTGACTGAAGACCTGAATTTCGATGAAGGAGACAGCCATTCACCCGGCGAGGACTGGAACATCACCCAGAGTCCCACGCAACTCTCCCCAGGTACCGGAACAGACCACTACCCCCCAGAGGAGAAGGTGCACTACTCCTCACCTGCCAATGAGGCCCAGGATTACTTCGCGTCTGACAAAGATATGGAAGATAATTTAAACTTTATTAATGACAGGAATATCTGCATGCAGCCAACCGCTACTCAGACACTGCAGGCTTGTTATCCTCTCCCGGATTCCGTGGTTTTTCCCTCAGCCTTTGAAGACTCTTACGATGGCCCCACACCTGCTGACTATCACGCACCTTATCCCAAACCAACACATGACTCAGAGCTCCATTACACACCTGAAGAGGAGATGAGCACTCCTTACACACCCGTTGAGGAGTTGAAAATTATATGTTCTTCCGTTGAGCTTCTCCAGGCTCGGTACACACCTGAAAAGGGCTCCAGGGTTCATGACATACTAACTAAGGAGCTGCAAACTCACCGCACACCTGAGCATGAGCACATGATTCATGACAGCCCTGCCAAAGTACAAGAGGCTTACAACACACCTGACAATAAGGACATGGAGCAAAATTACACACCTGCAAATACGGAGATATGCTATACATTTACCAAAGAACACAGCGCCTTCCACACACCTGCAGAGAAACAAGGTACTTGTGTATATATAGAAGAAGATAATTTCAACTCCACACCTGCTGAAGGAGAGAACTATGATAACACACCAGTGAAAGGACCTGCCGCTTACAAACCTGCCGAGAAACAAGATGGTGATTAcatatcagaagaagaagaagaggaagaagaagaagcgcagttGCCTCATTACACACCTACAGAAGAACATATATTTCAGAACATACCTGAAAGAGAAGAGCCAGTACCTCATTACACAcctgtggaagaagagaaggttcATCACACAactgaagaagaacaaaagggCTATCACACACCTGTTGAGGGGCACTTGCCAGATTACACATATGCAGATGAACAGTACACTTGTTACACACCTACCGATGAAACTAATGGATTTTTCACACCTGCTGAAGACGGAGAGGCCATCCACACACCTGAAAATGAGCCAAATCCCTATCACAAACCTGAAGATGAGGAAATAATTCATTGCAAACCTGATGAGAAGAGTTTCACATGTGACGAAGAGCAGGAGAATCAAAACACACCTGAAATAACACACAACACTGACAGGGAGGACTATCACACACCTGCTGTGGAGGCAAACATCATTAGTGAACCTACAGAAGAAAACCTACTTCATTCTACATCTGATAGCAAACTGTCCACATCTGCTGAGAGAGACGAAGACACACTCACTtctagcaacaacaataacacacctGACACATGTACTCATGGCGAGGGCGTGACTCTTGATACACGTGACACTGACCTTGAGTCACGTTACATACCTGCCAGTCACCTTGAGGcccagaaagaagagaaggacaaggaggaagaggaggaggagaaaggagaaaagaaagcagagaagagggtggaaggtgaagaagaaaataaagatgaagaaggaagggaagatgataaCTTTGAGATGAATATTAACAGAAGATGGAGAactgaaagtgagaaagaagaaggggaagacagtaagggagaggaaaaaaatgatagcgagaaggaggaaaaggaaaacaggggaagggaaggggggaaagatagtgaaagggaagaaagacgagatagtgaaggggaagaaagaagagatagtggaagggagggaagaaaagatagtgagggggaaggaaggaggagcagtgagagggagaggaaagatagtgagagggaaaggagagagaatggaagggagggaagaaaagatagtgacggagaggaaagaaaagaaagcgaggaggaagaaagaaagaacagtgaaaggaaggagaggaaagacagtgaggaggagagaaaggacaatgagaatgaaggaagaaaggaggatgggaggagggaaagaaaagacagtgaaagggaggaaaagaaggaagataggaagaaggaaagaaaggacagtgagagggagggaagaggagatactgagaaggaagaagataacattgagagggaggaaagagacgacagtgtgaaggagaggaggaggaacagtagcgaggaaggaaaaggtgccgctgagaaggagaggaggagaccgAGTGagtgggagtggaggaggaacagtggaggggaggagaggaggaacagtgactgggagaagaggaagagtgaggggaaagggaaggactctggggagggaaagaaggaaagcgagACGGAAGCAAGCACTGAGGAACACACAGCAGCACAGATGGCTTCTGCCAGGGATGAGGTTGTAGGTGTCCTCGGCCCTCCCGTGACTGCTGGAACAGAGTCTCTCGAGTCCCATGCAGCTAGTGAGGAAGCGGGCGTCTCTAGGGCCACAGTGCTCTCGAATCCCTCAGAGCTAGTTACTTCTGAGCACACAGACGTTCCGCAGCGCGGGTTgcgagggggaagggagaaaagcagCCGGGAATTCAAGTCTCATCAGAAACACGGCAAGGCCAGATACCAGCATACAGGTACCGGCGATGGTGACACCGCAGGCAAAGCCTCGGTCGTAGATAATTATGTAGAAGACGCCAGAGGAGAAGACAAGAGTGCGAACAAGAGAAGGCGAAACCGACGAAACAAAGGGAAATATCACCCGGAGCAGGAGACAGGTATTCCTCAACCACAGTCGGCCACTGGGCGCGACTGGACTCCTTCGCGAACTGCAGAAGTAAAGTCTTTCTCTCATGGAGGTTCCTGGGAAATGGAAATCTCTCATGAGAGAGATATTCATTACCACAGTAAGGAATACCTCTCACAACGACAAGAACCCTGCTCTCCAAGGGAAAGCTTGGAAAGTTCCGGCACCTCTGCTTTCTTTCATAAGCCAGCGGTCGCGCACCAGGGCGAGATTGTCACCACTTCAGGATCCTGCAAAAGATCAAATAAGAATGTCCCATATCAGAAAAGGCAACACCAGACAAACCACAAGGACAAGTTTTCTGATTGCCAGAGAGAAAGTTCCCGGCGTGTCGAGAGATTTTCTGAAGAACAAAAGGCTAGGGGGGCAGGGGAGTTTGCTGTGCCAGGGTCTCTGGGCGCACCCGGCGGCAAAGGAGCTCAGGCTGGGGAAAGGAGGCGAggcaaaggaaatgaaaagggtTCCCGAAAAGGCGAGTATGGAGAAGAGGTCCTTCAAGAAAAGTTCGCcccgggagaaggaggagagagtgttGGGAAGCCTCCCCTAGCAAAGATCTGGAGCCCCAGAATCGAAcggaaggacaagaaggaaagcagaaaggaaagaagagagaggaaggttttCGATAAATCTggagaagaattaaagaaagggGAAATCAGATCTCCCCGGGAGGACCTGAGTGGAGTGAGCGGGACGCCAGGCAGAGGCGGCGCCTTGCACTCACGCTCACCGCTTCTGGAAACTCCCGTGGAAGGAGTTGCTACTTCGGCGGCTCAAAAACGAGAGGTGAAGCCTGCCAACCACGCTTCGTCTGGTTCACTGCTggggtcaccaccaccaccagcatcatccCGCACCACGGCAAAGCTGAGGTACCCCGAGGCactctcacagcctctctcaccgccaccgTCCCCGCCGCTGAACAAAGCCcgtgagatgaaagagaaaaccaAACTTACTTCAGGTGAGATGGAAAAAATCAATGAAACTTGTCTTACTTCTGATCCTCCCTCTTACGCCAAGAAGGCAGCATCTCAATCTGTCATGTACACAATACCAGAAACAGCGCCTGCCTCGCCCCAGCAGACAGAGAAAGGCACATCAAACCCGCATGGCAGCAAATTGAGTCAGGATCGACCACAGTACAACCCGAAATCTTTCACCCACAAAGACACATCAGAGCATCTACCGCCTGACCAGACAAAGACCTCAAGACCAGCAAGTCAGgaggataaacaaacacaaggtTCCTCGTGCAAGagtcctcctccaccctcctgcGATGCCTCCAAGTCAGCCACACAAACATTCACTTCATCGTCTACTGTTGACCCACAAACTTTACACAAGGAACTGAcatcagcttctcattcttcttttccacctCTCCCGTCTCCCCCACCCTCACAACAAGAGTCGTTGAGAGACTCCACAGGCACACCAACCTCGAGGCCCCCATTGAAGCCGAAGCCAAACATCACTGAAATTGATACGTCGCAGAAAGCAGAGGgtgtagaggaagagaacatgTCAGGTGGAAAACCCAAGGCAAGAAGCGAGGAGCCACTTGGTTCACCAGGAAGGGTCAGTGTGGCTCAAAGGATGAAGTTTCCTGAATTGCAAATGAGTGCCACAGAAACAAAAGCAGATGGGAGTCAGGCAGGTGCAACGTCCCCTAAGCCAGACGTGACGCAAGCAAG ATCTACAACGGCAGCCAAACCCTCAGCAGGATCAGAGGAAGGTGATGCTGGTGTGGCCTCACCCAGGCACGCATCGCCCTCCGCAAGGACTATTTCCGCACAGAAAGCCGTCTCCAAGTTCCCCAGAGGAACAGAGGCATCTCCCcgatctccttctccttcccacatgacctccactttttcctcctgctccgaCAGTACAGAGTCTGCTGCTCTTCAGACATCTGACAAACTACTTCAAAAGGCAACTTCGTCTCCACGACCGCGACGATCAGACATGAAGTCCGCAGCATCAGAATCTGTAAGGGATTCCAAGTCCGGTGAGGGAGGACTTTCCGAGCCACAGTCTCCAAGCCAGCTGGCCAAAGAGGACTGGACTACCAGCGCACTTCAGCAGACGCAGCAAGGACACTCGTCCCAGGAAGGCTTCTCGCAAAAGGAAGCATCGATGCCTCGCCCACGTGACACTAgggtgatgaaaaagaagaggcgACGTTAA
- the LOC135108317 gene encoding beta-1,4-galactosyltransferase galt-1-like, with protein sequence MAGECAGRLAIGWLLLMRKRAWVGVVGVVCTCVLVLLTAFHDSRVSHVCDCGHQVNTEERVAKYLPNLMGEIDPTTKRTTLQEVEAVHPSLALAFLVEQERRGSRCHNTPGVFSVRHNNELWQEAVIGGVIFLLYAAYYDSRDEGEGPTVRMLVMVDSTRPPTPVCHLWYQDDLTPTASSAVRMDYVHWQDRVSGAWLPYLVTCRVVEDLRGVPRVAALVGYSCGPATNALRVLNQEQPRVKKDLALCHKFLFDPTRDYSQRLVEWLEVARAWGVDEVTFYEASVHPNVRAVLQYYQQEGFVQVFPWRSPGDQPSLGHLYRALYDTQRFTLFTTENIPYTDCLLRHLATHRYVAVWDMDEFIVPATAFSLPAMLDAARARATEQGLRPTSYLARCSYYFDDQVEEATPDLPEYLYLMRHVTRTVKVAPPRVFTKSVHDTSLALGLHAHFALLTLGGNIDRDRDLYHLYPTTEGHLGHYRATCQGEDQHECQELYRPYLSRDTAMWRHRPAVTARTKAVLQILGLLP encoded by the exons ATGGCAGGCGAGTGCGCGGGTCGATTAGCTATTGGGTGGCTTCTGCTCATGAGGAAACGGGCGTgggtgggcgtggtgggcgtggtCTGCACCTGTGTCCTCGTGCTCCTGACGGCGTTCCATGATTCAAGGGTGTCCCACGT gtgtgaCTGCGGCCATCAGGTGAACACGGAGGAGAGAGTGGCCAAATATTTGCCCAACCTTATGGGCGAAATCGACCCTACTACTAaaag AACAACGctgcaggaggtggaggcggtCCACCCCTCTCTGGCGCTGGCCTTCTTAGTGGAGCAGGAGCGGCGTGGGTCTCGCTGCCACAACACTCCCGGAGTCTTCAGCGTGCGACACAACAACGAGCTGTGGCAGGAGGCTGTGATCGGGGGCGTGATCTTCCTGCTCTACGCCGCCTACTACGACTCAAGGGacgagggag AGGGGCCCACAGTAAGGATGCTGGTGATGGTAGACTCCACCAGGCCACCTACGCCCGTGTGTCACCTGTGGTACCAGGACGACCTCACGCCCACGGCCTCGAGTGCAGTGCGGATGG ATTACGTGCACTGGCAAGACAGGGTGAGCGGCGCCTGGCTGCCATACCTGGTGACCTGCCGAGTCGTGGAGGACCTCCGTGGCGTGCCCAGGGTGGCGGCACTCGTCGGGTACTCGTGCGGCCCCGCCACCAACGCCCTTAGGGTCCTGAACCAGGAGCAGCCGCGAGTCAAGAAGGACTTAGCGCTGTGTCACAAGTTCCTCTTCGACCCCACCCGCGACTACTCCCAGAG ACTAGTGGAGTGGCTGGAGGTGGCCAGAGCTTGGGGCGTGGACGAAGTGACCTTCTACGAGGCCTCAGTTCACCCCAACGTGCGGGCGGTTCTGCAGTATTACCAGCAGGAAGGCTTCGTGCAGGTGTTCCCTTGGCGCAGCCCAGGAGACCAACCTTCACTAGGCCACCTGTACCGCGCCCTCTACGACACTCAGAG GTTCACGCTCTTCACCACGGAGAACATCCCCTACACGGACTGCCTGCTGCGTCACCTGGCCACGCATCGCTACGTGGCAGTGTGGGACATGGATGAGTTTATCGTGCCCGCCACCGCGTTCTCGCTGCCCGCCATGCTGGATGCCGCCCGCGCCCGCGCCACGGAACAGGGCCTCAGACCCACATCCTACCTGGCGCGCTGCAGTTATTACTTTGACGACCAGGTGGAAGAGGCGACGCCTGACCTCCCGGAGTACCTGTACCTGATGCGTCATGTGACCCGCACCGTCAAGGTAGCACCGCCGAGAGTTTTCACCAAATCAGTGCACGACACTTCTCTGGCGCTAGGTTTGCACGCCCACTTTGCCCTCCTCACCCTTGGGGGAAACATAGACCGAGACCGCGACCTGTATCACCTGTACCCGACCACTGAGGGGCACCTGGGCCACTACCGCGCCACCTGTCAGGGCGAGGACCAGCACGAATGCCAGGAACTGTACCGCCCTTACCTGTCCCGCGACACTGCCATGTGGAGGCACCGGCCAGCTGTCACCGCCCGGACCAAGGCGGTGCTGCAGATCCTTGGCCTGCTTCCCTGA